A stretch of Rhododendron vialii isolate Sample 1 chromosome 4a, ASM3025357v1 DNA encodes these proteins:
- the LOC131321645 gene encoding sugar transport protein 8-like, giving the protein MTSANPALTNANPAFKSKMTAYVVTCWILAAFGGLMFGYDIGISGGVSGMDDFLIKFFPRVYERKLHAKENNYCKFDDQMLQLFTSSLYLAALVASFGASKACTVIGRKLTILVAATFFMAGAVVSAAAQVKWVLIIGRVLFGIGVGFGNEAVPLFLSEVAPVQHRGAVNILFQLFVTIGILIADFVNYGVANLHPNGWRAALGLAGTPALVLFVGSFFITETPTSLVERGDLSAGKKALERIRGVSDVDAEYEQIKRACEQAKLIDQPFKKLMRRESRPPLVIGMMLQVFQQFTGINAIMFYGPVLFQTCGFKSNASLLSAVILGGVNCLSTFVSIFGVDKFGRRALLLQACVQMFICQMAIGGILLVNLKPTGSLNSGLAAIVVVLVALFVMSFAWSWGPLGWLIPSETFPVETRTAGFAFAVSTNMLFTFIIAQAFLSMLCHLQAFIFFFFSAWIVIMGAFVIFLLPETKGVSIDEMNERVWKQHPVWKKFMDDDEGMKCQEMAQV; this is encoded by the exons ATGACGAGCGCAAACCCTGCATTGACGAACGCAAACCCTGCGTTCAAATCGAAAATGACAGCTTACGTTGTAACATGTTGGATTCTTGCTGCCTTCGGTGGCCTTATGTTTGGTTATGATATCGGTATTTCAG GTGGCGTATCGGGGATGGACGATTTCTTGATCAAATTCTTCCCACGTGTTTATGAAAGAAAGCTCCATGCCAAGGAAAACAACTACTGTAAATTTGATGATCAAATGCTTCAGCTTTTCACTTCTTCCTTGTACCTTGCTGCCCTCGTGGCAAGCTTCGGCGCATCAAAGGCTTGTACAGTGATTGGCCGGAAACTGACAATTCTCGTGGCGGCCACCTTCTTCATGGCCGGAGCTGTGGTCAGTGCAGCAGCTCAAGTCAAATGGGTGCTCATTATTGGAAGGGTTCTTTTTGGCATTGGCGTTGGTTTTGGCAATGAG GCAGTCCCTTTGTTCCTATCAGAGGTGGCACCCGTCCAGCACAGAGGAGCCGTAAACATCCTCTTCCAACTCTTCGTCACCATTGGCATCCTCATCGCCGACTTCGTCAACTACGGCGTCGCCAACCTCCACCCCAACGGGTGGCGTGCCGCCCTTGGCCTCGCCGGGACCCCCGCCCTGGTCCTCTTCGTCGGTTCCTTCTTCATCACGGAAACCCCGACCTCCCTCGTTGAGCGCGGCGACCTCTCCGCCGGCAAGAAAGCCCTGGAACGTATCCGAGGCGTGTCGGACGTCGACGCGGAGTACGAGCAGATCAAAAGAGCGTGCGAGCAGGCGAAGCTGATAGACCAGCCGTTCAAGAAGCTGATGAGGAGGGAGAGCCGGCCGCCGCTCGTGATCGGGATGATGCTGCAGGTCTTCCAGCAGTTCACGGGGATCAACGCGATCATGTTCTACGGGCCGGTCTTGTTCCAGACATGTGGGTTCAAGAGCAACGCGTCGTTGCTGTCGGCGGTTATCTTGGGGGGAGTGAACTGTTTGAGTACTTTTGTTTCGATCTTTGGTGTTGATAAATTTGGGAGGAGGGCGTTGCTTCTTCAGGCTTGTGTTCAGATGTTCATCTGccag ATGGCTATTGGAGGGATTCTACTAGTCAACTTGAAACCTACAGGCAGCCTAAATTCAGGGCTAGCCGCGATAGTGGTGGTGCTCGTGGCCTTGTTCGTCATGAGCTTCGCGTGGTCGTGGGGCCCACTCGGGTGGTTGATCCCCAGCGAAACCTTCCCGGTCGAGACCAGGACAGCAGGCTTTGCTTTCGCTGTCAGCACAAACATGCTCTTCACCTTCATCATTGCCCAGGCGTTCCTGTCGATGCTCTGCCACTTGCAAGCCTtcatattcttcttcttctccgctTGGATCGTGATAATGGGAGCTTTCGTGATCTTCCTGTTGCCAGAGACCAAGGGCGTGTCTATCGATGAGATGAACGAGCGTGTGTGGAAGCAGCATCCGGTGTGGAAGAAGTTCATGGATGATGATGAAGGGATGAAATGCCAGGAAATGGCACAGGTGTAG
- the LOC131321646 gene encoding sugar transport protein 8-like, giving the protein MASEIYQSKTTVYVLACWILAAFGGLMFGYDIGISGGVSGMDDFLIKFFPKVHERKLRAVEDNYCKYDDQMLQLFTSSLYLAALVASFFASKLCTVLGRKPTILLASTFFLAGAGFSAGAENKAMLILGRILFGIGVGFGNEAVPVFLSEIAPVQHRGAVNILFQLFVTIGIFIANLVNYSTSTLHPYGWRVSLGLAAVPGLVLFFGSMILTETPSNLTERGKDAEAKAALKRIRGVDNVDSEYEEIKRACDAAKEFKQPFKKLMTRESRPPLIIAIMMQVFQQFTGINAIMFYAPVLFQTMGFKNNASLLSAVITGIVNVASTFVSIYSVDKIGRRKLLLQACVQMFICQTAIGVILFVDLKPTGTMGSGMAALVVVLVCLYVMCFAWSWGPLGWLIPSETFPVETRTAGFAFAVSSNMLMTFVIAQSFLSMLCHMRAFIFFFFSAWILAMGIFVVFLLPETKGVPIDSITERVWKQHPVWKKFMDEHDDSKSREMA; this is encoded by the exons ATGGCGAGCGAAATTTACCAGTCCAAAACCACAGTTTATGTGCTAGCATGTTGGATTCTTGCGGCATTCGGCGGCCTTATGTTCGGCTATGACATTGGCATTTCGG GTGGTGTTTCTGGGATGGACGACTTCTTGATCAAATTCTTTCCCAAGGTGCACGAAAGAAAACTTCGCGCGGTAGAAGACAACTACTGCAAGTACGATGACCAGATGCTTCAGCTCTTCACGTCTTCCCTGTACCTCGCTGCCCTCGTTGCCAGTTTTTTCGCATCTAAGCTGTGCACCGTACTTGGTCGCAAGCCCACCATTCTTCTGGCGTCGACCTTTTTCTTGGCCGGAGCTGGATTCAGCGCTGGAGCCGAAAACAAAGCCATGTTGATTCTTGGTAGGATTCTTTTCGGCATTGGAGTAGGGTTTGGCAATGAG GCTGTTCCAGTGTTCTTGTCGGAGATAGCGCCGGTCCAACATAGAGGGGCTGTCAACATTCTCTTCCAACTCTTCGTTACAATTGGAATTTTCATCGCCAATCTCGTGAACTACTCGACCTCAACGTTACATCCATACGGATGGAGGGTGTCGTTGGGGCTAGCGGCGGTTCCAGGATTGGTCCTGTTCTTCGGCTCAATGATCCTAACAGAAACACCCTCCAACCTAACTGAGCGCGGAAAGGACGCGGAAGCTAAAGCGGCGCTCAAGAGGATCAGGGGTGTCGATAACGTGGACAGCGAGTACGAGGAAATCAAAAGGGCTTGCGATGCGGCCAAAGAATTCAAACAGCCGTTCAAGAAACTCATGACGCGAGAGAGCAGGCCCCCGTTGATCATTGCCATCATGATGCAAGTCTTCCAGCAGTTCACCGGGATTAACGCGATCATGTTTTACGCGCCCGTTCTGTTTCAAACCATGGGGTTCAAGAACAATGCATCACTGTTGTCCGCGGTTATTACCGGGATTGTGAATGTCGCAAGTACTTTCGTCTCGATCTACTCTGTCGACAAGATCGGAAGGCGGAAGTTGCTTCTCCAAGCTTGTGTTCAGATGTTCATTTGCCAG ACAGCAATCGGCGTGATCCTGTTTGTTGACTTGAAACCCACCGGTACAATGGGCTCAGGGATGGCGGCATTGGTGGTGGTGCTAGTGTGCCTCTACGTCATGTGCTTCGCCTGGTCGTGGGGCCCGCTGGGGTGGTTGATCCCCAGCGAGACCTTCCCGGTGGAGACCAGGACCGCAGGCTTTGCCTTCGCAGTCAGCTCAAACATGCTCATGACTTTCGTCATCGCCCAGTCGTTCCTCTCGATGCTCTGCCACATGCGCGcgttcatcttcttcttcttctcggcTTGGATCCTGGCGATGGGAATATTCGTGGTGTTCCTTCTGCCCGAGACCAAAGGCGTGCCTATCGATTCCATCACCGAGAGGGTGTGGAAGCAGCACCCGGTTTGGAAGAAGTTCATGGACGAGCACGACGATTCCAAGAGCCGGGAGATGGCCTGA